TCCCTTAAATGTGAGGTTAGATTACTGTGGTGAGCtaggaaaaaaacaaccaaaataaAATCAGAATTTACCAAATAACACTTAAAATTAGCATTATTGTTATTAGCAGATAGCTGTGTTGTAGGTGCCAGTGTCGCACTGTGTCCTCTGACCAAGCTTGCCCAGCAACATTTCATATTGCAGGGCAAGTGTCGTCTTTCAAATtcaagctgaaacacacacgctgcagttcctcaaatggccactagagggctggctctaaaagtgaaTCGATCCCCATTTACctaaactttacagcagaaataaaggcatttacagcctggtatgGTTTATGTCTTTAGAGTCACAGCAACATTTATATAACAACATTTAACTCAAAGTTTTCCTTTATGATGGCTTGAGGTTCTGGGCGAGCTGTTTTTTGTTCCATCTTCCTCATCTGCTCATTTTAATGCACACAATGGAGCACAGTGCAACTTCTTCCCTCACACATTCCTGTGTTGTGTTCTCCTGTACTTTCCTCTTGTTTGAATCACATGTTTAATCACAGTAATATCTGTACATATGTACATGTATTCCAGCTGAATGTTGGGTCTCCCTCCTACATATCCTGCAGGGCTCTCCCGTCCATGCCTCTGCTGCACACAATAATTGTTGTTTGGCAGATTAAGATGCCTTCAGGTGCAAATGTTACCGCAGAGCAGGAGGACTGCCTTGTTTCCTGATGATATCTGTCCTGGTATAAACTCCTCTGGCGAGACATTTATTGTTCTAGCAGGGTCTAAAGTCACACTGTGTTGGTAAAGCTTCTCTCTAAATGCACATCTTACACATTGTAAAAAACTGATCAAAGGGCTgtatagaataataataaaatgtaattaaaagtgTTGGTGGAttagatcagggaccagacttgTTAAGCTTTGATTTATCAATGGGgagaaaaacaagacattttGTGAGTTAATTTTAATCCAGAAAATTAAAACACTATCTTTTCCTTTgtactttaaaacacacacacacacactaggctgtttttgttcttgATGGGAGAAGGAACACTGTCATTGGTGACACGCATTCAAAGCTTTTAATAAAGGATATTTTTAAGTGGACGGTTTGTTGGTCATGGACTTTCATACTCATATTTAAAGTTGTGTAAGTCTGCCCCCAAGTGTTGTACCCTGGCAACAACAGGCTAAAAGCTAACTTTAAAAACTGAAGAACATAACTACAGAAACTCTCACAAATGTTagtgtttaatttaattaactCATCTTAAAATCATCTTATTTGTCCTAAAACGCGCAGCTTCATTTTAGATTTCCGAGCGCAGCTGAACGCATCACTTTATTATATTAGGATTTTTCCCCCTTTTATTTGTAAATTAAATACCTCcagctgttgtgttgttatttGTGTTCACTACAACAGTGTTACATGTTGATATGATCAGAAGACATTTGTGCGGCTAACATCAACGCGCGTTCACGTGTGCGGGCTCCGCGTTCACGGTGTCGCCCATAAATCTGACACACCTTGAGTGAAGAAGAACCTGCGgaacactgttgttgttgttaatctGCACACGAACCGACCCACAGCGCAACAGCTGGAAGGTAACGTGTTTATTTTACTGCTAAAGTTTATCCTGcgtgtgtttttactgtgtgtatatatgtttcCGCTCTAATTAAGGAAGTAGGGTGCAGACAGTGAACAAGTTGCTAAAGTTGCTAAAATACGTGCTTAATTCAACTTAATGTGGTGAAACGATGTAAATATAATGTATTTCTAACCTGCGCAGTGTGTTAAGTATTTAAAATATCCTGTGCGTCCAGTAGCTTtgcagtaaaaatgtgatttaaactgactaataacacacagaaataaatgaattgtttgttgttgtttttaagttGTTACTACTCCAAAATCCCCTTTATACTGGCCTGATATGATGTTATCAATTATATTTTAATACaggagtgtgttttgttttggggaAGTGAGGCCTCACTTCCTTTTTAGGACTTTTAGACAGCCCAGTGGTCCAACATTAGACCGTGAACAACTGATGCACAGATGATTCTTTAAAACGTCTTTAATGtggctccctgtgtgtgtttgttttttctttgtctccagATGTGGAAGTCAGTGGTGGGCCACAATGTGAGCGtgaaggtggcagcagaggGGGATGACTGGGAGACGGACCCTGACTTTGAGGTGACAGTGTGCTTCCTGGGGTGTTtttggaggtggaggaagggaggagacgACTCCTCAGTCACCcgttaatctctctctctctctctctctctctctcattctttactttttttaagAATGACGTGTCAGAACAGGAGCAGAGGTGGGGAGCCAAAACCATTGAGGGCTCAGGGCGTAAGGAGCACATCAGGTATGAAAGAGGTTAAACACGGGGCCGGCTTCTGGAAAAAATGAGTGCactgacaggaagaggaagtgagagCAGCTAAGAGAGCTAGTCTGTCCTAATATGGGTAACAGAGGTGATGACACTGACACAGAGGTTTAAACCACCACGCAGAAATCCCTTGTTATAGAGAATGTCCGAACAGTTAACAGCTCCTTCCTACTCATCCTCCTCTAGCAGGACACATGATTGATGATTTAAACGAATAACCACTGTTGGTGCTCACATTAACTGCTCAAAACTGATGttaaaaaatcaataaatcatgTAAATCCAGCTTTCCTGGCGGTAAATGCAGCTCAGTTTTTCACCTTTAAAAGTAGGTTAAAAACGTGTTTTAATGCAGCCTGCcagtaaaaaacaacaaccttaCAGTTTCTGTGTCTGTTCACACTTCTCgcctgttagtgtgtgttgtgtgctgatgtgtgtgtttttgctgcctGCAGCGTGGCAGAGCTCAGAAACAAGGTGGCCGTGGAGCACGAGCAGGTGAAGCAGAAGGAGCACGTTCCCAAAGCGTCGTACGGATACGGAGGGAAGTTCGGAGTGGAGAAGGATCGAATGGACAAGGTCGGGGGATTCTTTGAGATGCCTTTGTATATTGGACTCCATTGTTGacgcacacagtgtgtgtctgctctgcaggtggCTTTGGGTCATGACTATGTGGCTCAGGTTGAGCAGCACTCCTCCCAGAAGGATGCAGCACAAGGATTCGGTGGGAAATTTGGTGTTCAGAAAGACCGTGTGGATAAGGTGAGAGGACATGTTCAGCAGAGTCCAAAGGTACTGGACCGAATGGGTCTAAGGTTTTCTATGTTTTCTCTGCAGTCCGCGATGACCTATGCGTACAAAGGAGAAGTGCAGCAACATGGATCACAGAAAGGTAGCTGCGCTGATCAGATTCCAACATACAACTTTATTATTGTTAGTTACATTCAAGAGCTTCTTCCATGTCATTGGTTTAGACTATGCAAAGGGATTTGGAGGAAAGTACGGCGTTGAGAAGGACAAAGTGGACAAAGCTGCGCTGGGTTACGATTATAAAGGCGAGACAGAGAAGCACCAGTCACAGAAAGGTGAGTTCGGCATGCAGCAGTCGTCACTTCTTTTACCGTCTTCttcatgttttacattttactcTCACCAGATTACTCCAAGGGGTTCGGAGGGAAGTTTGGCGTTGAGAAGGAGAAGGTGGACAAAGCTGCGCTGGGATACGACTACaaaggagaaacagagaagcATCAGTCACAGAAAGGTGAGTTAGCACATGTGACATCCATCTGTTTATTTACTTCCTGGTGTTTCCTGAACTCTTCCGCGTTTCAGATTACTCAAAGGGATTCGGAGGGAAGTTTGGCGTTGAGAAGGAGAAGGTGGACAAAGCTGCTCTTGGGTATGACTATAAAGCAGAGACGGAGAAACATCAGTCCCAGAAAGGTGAGGACACAGGTGTGTTTAAATATCAAAAGGACTGACAGATCGCTGGATCTATCACATTTGTCTGTCTTTAGATTACTCAGCAGGGTTCGGAGGTCGCTACGGAGTACAGACAGACCGCATGGATAAGGTCAGCGCTCTAACGTTTACTTGTAACTTCACGTGTTTTCCTCAGCACTCCATCTTTGATCCTCTAGTAATTGTTATTGATTTCTAGAATGCAGCAGGTTTCTCTGAGATGGACTCTCCTACCACTGCGTATGAAAAGACGCAGCCGATAGAAGCTTGTAAGCTCATTTTTTCTCCTTCACAATAAGAAAATTAGCCGAGGTCACTGGATTCATTTCTACCTGCATCATGCAGCGAGTGCAGGCGCAGGAAAGCTGAAGGCTCGCTTTGAGAACATGGCCAAGGCCTCCGACGAAGAGAACAGGAAGAGAGTAGAAGAAGAGAGAGCCAGAAGACAAGCCAGAGAGAGCCGAGAGCAGGTGTGTGACGGCGTGCTGCAGGATCTGAACGTATGAGGAGACGTCAGTGATCAAGAAACATCTCTtcattctgtgtctttcaggagCAGAGCGGCAGGGAACAGGAAGTTCCTCCACCACCTGTTCGAGAGCTGGATCCAGAGTACGACCTGCCACCACCagacctgcaggaggaagcaCCAGAGCCACCAGAGGTGCCACAATTCGGCCCAACAGATAGACCAGGGAACAAAGTCCAAAATATGTTAATCCATGTCTGGTTGCTTTCAGGATGAGCCAGATTACGACCAGCCCCCGGAGCTGCCTCCACGCTCAGATGATTTCCTGGACGTGCCCCCTCTGCCTCAGAGGTCAGCAGAGGTGGACGAGGATGATGCAGAGTATGAGGAACTAGCTGAACCACCGTGTCCAACCGGACCTCCAGGTCTGTCCGAGTACAAGCCATCAGATAGAAcctgacatttttttacattcaaaATATTTCTGCCTTCCTGTTACAGCTGTGGATGACGACTACGAAGATCTGACACATGGCCAGAAGGCAAGAGCAATTTACGACTATCAAGGAGGTACGTCTGTCTGCCACAAAGTGCAGggttgattgataagtttgtgaccTAACACATTTACCTGAACTTTCCCCATGGGGATCAATTAAGTATCTATTAATCCCTCTTCATGTATCAGTGTAGTCACCTCCTACATACACACCTTATCCAGCCATCCTGGAATACACTCATCGTACTTTGTAGGAGAGTTAGACCCCTGGTCTGAGGTGTTCCTcctctcagagatcagtgtgaCCCTCTTCCACCTTGATGCAGACTTACTATTGTCTCTAAACCTTGgaccacaaacttatcaataaCCCCTCTTTACATGATTTTaccatgaacacacagcagcataaagtGTTAATAAAAACACTACTAGAGACTTTCACTGTTAATCATGTCACATCCTTTGGTCTCCTTTTCACACAGAGGCAGATGATGAGATCTCCTTCAatcctgatgacatcatcactaaCATAGAGATGATTGATGAGGGCTGGTGGAAGGGACAGTGCCACGGACAGATCGGCCTCTTCCCGGCCGCTTACGTTGAGCTGATGTGACGGGTTCCAGCAGTTTGCACGAGCCTCACATAAACAAACTCAGGTTTCTTACTGTCAGCGCTTCAGCAGAATGCATGAATCCAGTTGTATTCATATAATCACTCTGATACAACACTTCTCCGCTGTCTCACATAGATGATTGCAATGAACTGATGAACTAGCAAgaattaaaatattttaatgttgtttgtATGCCAACAATGTTAAGTATTTTCTTTGAAGTGTTCAGAGTAACGTCATTCACTCTTCAAGTGAATTATTGAATGTAAGGAAAATGTTTGCCCTGCATCTAAGGGATAAGTATGACCAAACAAAAAGTTACAGCAAAGTGAAATAATTTTTTATCTGAAAACAAAAGGGCACAGATTACACACACCTGACACAAGTCATACTAAGAGTCCTGGAATCAAAATGGAGCTCCATGAAAACAATTTTCTACAGTGAACTTTTGCACATTTTCAGGTTCAGCAATGAACCATCTGATCCACTGAGCAGAAGCAGAAAACCCATCACAAGAATACATGAAACCATCTTGTGTTTCTGCTCCCAAAGTCTTTAAGACAGAGCTGTTTCCTCTGGTTTACCAGGCGATACCCTTCTTCTTGCCCTGGCCTCCTTTCTTTGCCGCCCTCTTGGCTTTCAGTTTCTTGGCCTGCCGCTGGCTCATCCATCCAGGATACTGTCCATTTTCATCCAACAGAGTTTTTTTGTTGCGCTTCATGTCCATGTCCATCTTCCCATCTGAAATGCAGATGCTGGCTCAGTGAGGTGTGCATGTAAAGGCACATTTTGCATAAAATCACAATTTAAACACTCACCGTCACCCTCCACCTCAGCCATTACAACATCTCCCTGCTTCTTTATCTTCTCAGCTGGCACCACTGTGGCGATCTCCTGCATGTCAGTCATGGCAGCTTCTCCTTTCTTATCCAGGCTCAGAGCTTGTTTCAGTCGGGCCAGCTCCTTGGGAgcgttcttcttcctcttctctgccCGCATCTTTCGCTTCCATTTACTCCTGAGGCTTTTAGCCATTTTTAAGGACAATCTGGGAAAACAATACCTTCAGTCGAGCTTCCCATTTTGTTCACATTATTTGAGAACAACCATGTTGAAAATGGAAAAGACGTAGGTTATGCCTGAAGTGAATTATTCtctattattaataataattaaggcTCTCTGACATACTTTGAGAGCAACCGCCAATAGCCTCTTCTCGTATGACTACAAAATACTCTTAATAACACCAGATAACGAACACTTGAAGTGAGAAATAAAAAGCcacattcagaaacaacaaaagGGACAATGTCTTTCAGCAACTGTGTAAATGAACCAGCATCCAGGTGGATAATTTTGCAGTTTGGGCAAGAGTCAGGTAAAAATCAGTGACTGTTTAGCTGTTAATTATAGAGATGTGTATACAAAAGAACAAACTAAACATAAACTTAGTGTTAACAACACATTcactaaaataaaacacctcTCATATAGTGTGGAAAAATCTGGCAACAACTTTAAAGTCATGTAATATAATGTGTATATGCGTGTTAAAACTACTAGTGTCCTCGATTTAAAGGCTTGTACCGCAGCAAGCTATCCGCTGTTAGCTATTTAGCTAACAAGGTACTAGTGAGCCAAAGCCCTTCGAAGCTACACACTTTAATGCCACATTTTAACCGTTAGTGCACATATAAGCCGTAAATGTGACGTATGTTACACACAATACGCTTGTATTACCTTGTTAATTGTTCTGCGCTGCGACAGGAGCACACGTTGAGCTTCCTACACGTGTTTACAAGTTGAGGAAAAAAACGATGACGTGCGTTTGAAGAAGCTGCCACATGATTGGCTGTTGCATGAATTCTGAATATCGTAACGTCTGATTGGCCAGAGCCGTCAAATCAGGAAGAGATGAGGTCGATGGAACGTAAACATCACGCAGAAGAGATTTTAATGTCCAATGTAGCGATTCAAACTTAAACTTAGCTTCCAGCGCTAAACTAAACTTGTAGGAGTGAAGCAGCGTCTCTTTTTGTAAATAGTCTGATGTTTTTGGCATCATGAGCAGCTTTTCAATCGGTCAGGCTGCTGCTCGCGGCTTCAGAGCAGTCTGTAGTCCTCCGCTGTCTTCTACATTAACACAAATCATTAACATGTTGGACACCGCAGCAGAGCAAATGATGGTCCACAAAGATTTTCACGCGGTTTTTGACACATGCGACAGAGGGCTGGAGAGTCTGTccagcatggagtcagaggacaACAGGTGACAGTCTCAGCAGCATACTTTCAGCCTGTCCTctgcatcctgtgtgtgttaatgtgtgtgtctcgTCTGTCCCTGCAGATGTTCAGAGTTGAAAGCTGGTTTCTGCATCTTAGGCATTCAGGCTCTGGCTGAGCTGAATCGGTGGCAGGGAGTTCTTTCCTGGGTCCTTCAGCAGTATGAGCAGCAGGAGAAACTACCAGCCAAAATAATGCAGATGTGGTGAGGACATTAGTTTATGGTCAaacggtgctgctgctgcaacaatcaaataaaacacacttctTCATTTCCTGTAGCCACTCAGCGGTGCTTTGAGTGGACATATTATTTTCAATAATCTGTGCATTTTCTTGATAATTTCTGTCTGTTAAATGTGACTAAATTGTAATGTCGGGTATCCTGGGTGCCCATCTGGAGGAGCACTGTTAGTGATTTtgtgattttctctctcttgttaTCAGTGTTCTTCTTTACTCCAAAGTGGGCAAGCCTGCTGTGATTCAGGATGCAGCCAGAGTTTGGCTGCACTGCCCGTCCAACAGAGGAGTGGCTGGGTTCGGGACAGTGGCAGAGCTGTACCTGCTGCATGTCCTCGTGCCTTTGGGACATTCAGAGGAAGCCCGAGAGCTCATTACAGGTCAGGTTGGTGGTGCTGTCTTCACAGAGGACCAAAGACAAACAGCGCTGGATGTCGTAGAAGAAAGAGAGCAACAGAGTCAAGACCCGCCTGTGAAGCCAGACGCTGAAGTCACCGCACATCCCGTCTCATCTCAAGGTCTTAGACTCAGCCCTTGTTACATTAATTATTCTGAGCCACATAAGCACAGATGATTACCACAGACGGGGTTCTGCTTGTGTTCTGCAGGATGCATAATCCACAGACTTAAAGCCATGCTCAGGTTTTTACACAGAAAGTTCTCGATGACCGGTTTTGGTTCCTTCCCTCTGCGGAAACTCTTCCTGGCTGCTGTCCTGCTCTACATGCTGTTGGTCCGACTGGATCCAGGTTGTTCTCAGTCATCACAGTCATTTTAGTCTTTGTTATGAAACATACATATTTGACAATCGTATGATTTTGCCTCACAGCTCTTCCGTCTTCATTCCTGTGGATTTCCAAActtctgcagctgctcagaCAGATGTGGGCGGCCATGTTTGCAACATATTATCAGACTCTCACTCAGAGCAAAGGACTATAAAAGACTCACAACTCTCTAAATCTTAAAATGTCTCCTtttgcattgaaaactgactaAAGGATTTGCAAAATTAGAAAAGGCTCCAAGGCTGAGAATCAAGGTTCATACCATCTGGGAAAGGGGGGTGTAAACAGATAAAATAATGCAATTTGTAACGTTTGATCATTTTACATTAATATACAAATATTGACGTAAACTTGGTATTGGGGTGTGCACATAGGAAAATTTGTCTCACTACATTGAGCATGTAAGAGCGTGAAGGGGGAGGGGCCAATGGGCGAAACCCGGAAGTCAACTTCAGCGTGTTCTGCGCATGTCAGCTGTTAAGTTTCGATTTCGGCAAAGCGAAGAGAAATGAATATGGAAGCTGTGGCTGTGATGTTTACCGTGAGCTCGCAGCTGCAGAAAAATCAGCTGTAGACTTGAGTCCGcttagagaagaagaagaagaacgctGCACTGATGTTTTCGCGGTTCTATCCTCGTCTGTCCATTTTTAGGGACTGCAGCGTCGGTAAGTGAAGTTACAGAAGAAAATGAGCTCAAAATACAGTCgtagctattttttttttataatttaagtaaacggATTTGACAATCGTGTGATTTTTTTGACACCTAAATGTTCTGACAGCAGCTTATTTTAATGTACCTGAGTTCATTAATAAGTTAGAATTgctattttaaaataaaataaaatgtgagttGGGCTCAGGATAATTTTAGTGACATTTCAGTGCAGTCTGAATTCATACAAACCAAACTGCTGTCAAAATAATCAATACTTGCAGTCTTACCCATCAGGTAATATTACTATAGTAGTTGGACTGACATATTCCACTTGTGTTCAATACTTAAAACACTTTTTCTGGTCATTTACACTCTTAAATAACACTTGTTCATATTAATTGTTGTCCAATATATGTTCTTGTATTTGAAAATTGTGTCATTACGTATatgtgtccagcagagggcgctttGGCTTCActactgtctgcagcacatgtagtgAAGCCTGTTACTCACAGATAAATAAACGAATAAAGCACATTAACTGATGTATTGGAATATTTTACACACTAAAATCATCATGATGTTATAGATAATTTGTCCACTACTAAAGCCTGCAGTGTGCTGCgtgtttatttaaaacaaactgtAACTTTACTATTTTTCTGCACaaattattagaaataataatgctgctcaGTGTGTACTAACAGGACAGTTTCAGAAATAATTCAGACTAATAGAGAGTATG
This region of Parambassis ranga chromosome 2, fParRan2.1, whole genome shotgun sequence genomic DNA includes:
- the hcls1 gene encoding src substrate protein p85-like isoform X2, whose translation is MWKSVVGHNVSVKVAAEGDDWETDPDFENDVSEQEQRWGAKTIEGSGRKEHISVAELRNKVAVEHEQVKQKEHVPKASYGYGGKFGVEKDRMDKVALGHDYVAQVEQHSSQKDAAQGFGGKFGVQKDRVDKSAMTYAYKGEVQQHGSQKDYAKGFGGKYGVEKDKVDKAALGYDYKGETEKHQSQKDYSKGFGGKFGVEKEKVDKAALGYDYKGETEKHQSQKDYSKGFGGKFGVEKEKVDKAALGYDYKAETEKHQSQKDYSAGFGGRYGVQTDRMDKNAAGFSEMDSPTTAYEKTQPIEASSAGAGKLKARFENMAKASDEENRKRVEEERARRQARESREQEQSGREQEVPPPPVRELDPEYDLPPPDLQEEAPEPPEDEPDYDQPPELPPRSDDFLDVPPLPQRSAEVDEDDAEYEELAEPPCPTGPPAVDDDYEDLTHGQKARAIYDYQGEADDEISFNPDDIITNIEMIDEGWWKGQCHGQIGLFPAAYVELM
- the llph gene encoding protein LLP homolog, which encodes MAKSLRSKWKRKMRAEKRKKNAPKELARLKQALSLDKKGEAAMTDMQEIATVVPAEKIKKQGDVVMAEVEGDDGKMDMDMKRNKKTLLDENGQYPGWMSQRQAKKLKAKRAAKKGGQGKKKGIAW
- the hcls1 gene encoding src substrate protein p85-like isoform X3, coding for MWKSVVGHNVSVKVAAEGDDWETDPDFENDVSEQEQRWGAKTIEGSGRKEHISVAELRNKVAVEHEQVKQKEHVPKASYGYGGKFGVEKDRMDKVALGHDYVAQVEQHSSQKDAAQGFGGKFGVQKDRVDKSAMTYAYKGEVQQHGSQKDYAKGFGGKYGVEKDKVDKAALGYDYKGETEKHQSQKDYSKGFGGKFGVEKEKVDKAALGYDYKAETEKHQSQKDYSAGFGGRYGVQTDRMDKNAAGFSEMDSPTTAYEKTQPIEASSAGAGKLKARFENMAKASDEENRKRVEEERARRQARESREQEQSGREQEVPPPPVRELDPEYDLPPPDLQEEAPEPPEDEPDYDQPPELPPRSDDFLDVPPLPQRSAEVDEDDAEYEELAEPPCPTGPPAVDDDYEDLTHGQKARAIYDYQGEADDEISFNPDDIITNIEMIDEGWWKGQCHGQIGLFPAAYVELM
- the pex26 gene encoding peroxisome assembly protein 26, whose product is MSSFSIGQAAARGFRAVCSPPLSSTLTQIINMLDTAAEQMMVHKDFHAVFDTCDRGLESLSSMESEDNRCSELKAGFCILGIQALAELNRWQGVLSWVLQQYEQQEKLPAKIMQMCVLLYSKVGKPAVIQDAARVWLHCPSNRGVAGFGTVAELYLLHVLVPLGHSEEARELITGQVGGAVFTEDQRQTALDVVEEREQQSQDPPVKPDAEVTAHPVSSQGCIIHRLKAMLRFLHRKFSMTGFGSFPLRKLFLAAVLLYMLLVRLDPALPSSFLWISKLLQLLRQMWAAMFATYYQTLTQSKGL
- the hcls1 gene encoding src substrate protein p85-like isoform X1 — encoded protein: MWKSVVGHNVSVKVAAEGDDWETDPDFENDVSEQEQRWGAKTIEGSGRKEHISVAELRNKVAVEHEQVKQKEHVPKASYGYGGKFGVEKDRMDKVALGHDYVAQVEQHSSQKDAAQGFGGKFGVQKDRVDKVRGHVQQSPKVLDRMGLRFSMFSLQSAMTYAYKGEVQQHGSQKDYAKGFGGKYGVEKDKVDKAALGYDYKGETEKHQSQKDYSKGFGGKFGVEKEKVDKAALGYDYKGETEKHQSQKDYSKGFGGKFGVEKEKVDKAALGYDYKAETEKHQSQKDYSAGFGGRYGVQTDRMDKNAAGFSEMDSPTTAYEKTQPIEASSAGAGKLKARFENMAKASDEENRKRVEEERARRQARESREQEQSGREQEVPPPPVRELDPEYDLPPPDLQEEAPEPPEDEPDYDQPPELPPRSDDFLDVPPLPQRSAEVDEDDAEYEELAEPPCPTGPPAVDDDYEDLTHGQKARAIYDYQGEADDEISFNPDDIITNIEMIDEGWWKGQCHGQIGLFPAAYVELM